One Candidatus Neomarinimicrobiota bacterium DNA segment encodes these proteins:
- a CDS encoding FKBP-type peptidyl-prolyl cis-trans isomerase translates to MRDFKQISFLILLLGLIGCGNQKVVTMDNGLIIENIIEGEGTEAKDQSIVMVHYTGWLEDGTKFDSSLNPGRDPFRFTVGARQVILGWDQGLLGMKIGGKRKLTIPPELAYGDRGAGGVIPPGSTLIFEIELLGVE, encoded by the coding sequence ATGCGAGATTTTAAACAGATATCCTTTTTAATCCTTCTTTTAGGATTAATAGGATGTGGCAACCAAAAGGTGGTAACAATGGACAATGGACTTATCATTGAGAACATAATTGAAGGTGAGGGAACTGAAGCTAAAGATCAAAGTATTGTGATGGTACATTATACTGGATGGTTGGAAGACGGGACCAAATTTGATTCATCCCTAAATCCCGGTCGAGACCCGTTTAGGTTTACGGTAGGTGCCCGACAAGTTATTTTAGGCTGGGATCAAGGTTTGCTCGGAATGAAAATAGGCGGAAAAAGAAAGTTAACCATTCCACCGGAATTGGCCTATGGAGATCGCGGTGCTGGAGGAGTGATTCCACCGGGATCAACATTGATTTTTGAAATAGAATTGTTGGGAGTGGAGTAA
- a CDS encoding M1 family metallopeptidase codes for MKFLTTTIVLLSLILTGCSQVSNLRGHFGSGMVIPEKESTYPTVSDRNRLIGELTPLRTCYDVHFYDMNITIERLDENLQINGYVDIHAEAVDNFEKLQIDLAKAMMLDQIIFEDTALNWTRKEDAVFVEFPPISKDQHFTFRVKYSGSPQIAKRPPWDGGVVIETDKAGRPFLGVSCEGDGASLWWPNKDHPTEEPDSMAMNITVDSSLVCVMNGTLRNVLENGNTKTWQWFVSNPINNYNVTFNIGHYIEIQDSVNSLGIVHPLSYWVLDYNEAIATEHLKEARDVIQFMEKRFGTYPFWNDGYKLVEAPYLGMEHQSAIAYGSSFKIFDKSNRSIYGSLDYITLHESFHEWWGNSITACDGADVWIQEGFTTYCEALYVEDRWDYDLSVDYLLTKRKYIRNRKAMVGPRGEYYWGFEDAYYKGAWILHTLRNVMDNESLFFDILKSFAVENAKSIVCTEDIIQFVTEKSGKDYEPFFRQYLFDRRPPTLEYKQSENTFHYRWKNVRSDFDMPVDILVNGEEIRLFPTSEILTIKVPEHATIQIKDWEFLLIKESIH; via the coding sequence ATGAAATTTCTTACAACAACCATCGTTCTTTTATCCTTAATTCTGACGGGATGTTCTCAAGTCTCAAATCTGCGTGGACATTTTGGGTCCGGAATGGTCATCCCGGAAAAAGAAAGTACCTATCCAACGGTGTCAGATCGAAATCGTCTTATCGGCGAACTGACTCCGCTCAGAACTTGCTATGACGTCCATTTTTATGATATGAATATCACCATAGAACGCCTGGATGAAAATCTACAAATAAACGGATATGTTGATATTCATGCGGAGGCAGTTGACAATTTCGAAAAACTGCAGATCGACTTAGCAAAAGCAATGATGCTTGACCAAATTATTTTCGAAGATACCGCACTCAATTGGACGCGGAAAGAAGATGCTGTTTTTGTTGAATTCCCCCCGATATCCAAAGATCAACATTTCACATTTCGAGTAAAATACAGTGGAAGTCCGCAGATTGCCAAACGACCACCCTGGGACGGCGGAGTCGTCATCGAAACTGATAAAGCAGGTCGACCGTTTTTAGGGGTTTCATGTGAAGGTGATGGCGCAAGCCTTTGGTGGCCCAACAAAGATCATCCAACCGAAGAACCGGATAGTATGGCGATGAATATTACTGTGGATTCATCCTTGGTTTGTGTGATGAATGGAACGCTCCGAAATGTATTGGAAAACGGTAATACTAAAACTTGGCAATGGTTTGTTTCCAATCCGATCAATAATTACAATGTTACATTTAACATCGGGCATTATATAGAAATTCAAGACAGCGTCAACTCATTGGGAATCGTGCATCCGCTCAGTTATTGGGTATTGGATTACAACGAAGCTATTGCAACGGAGCATTTAAAGGAAGCACGGGACGTTATCCAATTTATGGAAAAGCGTTTTGGAACATATCCCTTTTGGAATGACGGCTACAAATTAGTTGAAGCGCCGTATCTTGGCATGGAACATCAATCTGCGATTGCGTACGGAAGTTCATTTAAAATATTCGATAAATCTAACCGAAGTATATATGGGAGCTTGGATTACATCACTCTGCATGAATCTTTTCACGAATGGTGGGGAAACAGCATCACTGCCTGCGATGGAGCCGATGTGTGGATTCAGGAAGGGTTTACAACCTACTGCGAAGCCTTGTATGTGGAAGACCGCTGGGATTACGACCTCAGTGTCGATTATTTGTTGACAAAACGGAAATACATTCGAAACCGAAAAGCTATGGTCGGTCCGCGGGGAGAGTATTACTGGGGATTTGAAGATGCGTATTACAAAGGGGCTTGGATACTTCACACCCTCAGAAATGTGATGGATAATGAATCTCTCTTTTTTGATATCTTAAAATCATTCGCAGTTGAGAATGCAAAATCTATTGTCTGCACCGAAGACATTATTCAATTTGTTACTGAAAAATCCGGTAAAGATTACGAACCATTTTTCCGTCAGTATCTTTTTGACCGCCGACCGCCAACGCTAGAATATAAACAATCCGAAAATACGTTCCATTACCGTTGGAAAAATGTTCGATCCGATTTTGATATGCCGGTAGATATATTAGTGAACGGGGAAGAAATTCGGCTTTTCCCAACATCAGAAATATTGACCATTAAAGTCCCCGAACATGCTACAATTCAAATTAAGGATTGGGAATTTTTATTGATAAAAGAGTCAATACATTAA
- a CDS encoding membrane protein insertion efficiency factor YidD, which produces MLPRFIIIAHFVLLPLMFLKAQTNVFYPADSLLSSRSVSLIRKSLIFPIAGWQRLSYKSNGLDCQFSPSCSNYGAHAIAKHGIMLGPVMAADRIARCNPMALEYHAKLGNEFLAEDFRILDPVKPMERNSEKSPFVAAMMSAMIPGAGRIYAERSWDGIFGFMMFAMPASSAYRMRDNTDSAAFSIYAIVTAIFYGGEIYGAWRTAKYYQKVE; this is translated from the coding sequence ATGCTGCCAAGATTTATAATTATTGCCCATTTTGTTTTGCTGCCTTTGATGTTTCTCAAGGCGCAGACAAATGTTTTTTACCCGGCAGATTCACTATTATCTAGTCGATCGGTATCGCTGATTCGGAAATCACTTATTTTTCCGATTGCAGGATGGCAACGATTATCATACAAATCCAATGGGCTGGATTGCCAATTTTCTCCAAGCTGCAGTAATTATGGCGCACACGCCATTGCAAAACACGGTATAATGCTTGGTCCCGTGATGGCGGCTGACCGGATTGCGCGATGCAATCCGATGGCGCTTGAGTACCACGCAAAATTAGGGAACGAATTTTTAGCAGAAGATTTTCGGATACTTGACCCGGTAAAACCGATGGAACGAAATTCCGAGAAATCCCCGTTTGTGGCCGCAATGATGTCAGCGATGATTCCGGGTGCCGGGCGAATCTACGCGGAGCGTTCTTGGGACGGGATTTTCGGCTTCATGATGTTTGCCATGCCGGCCTCATCGGCGTATCGAATGCGGGACAATACCGATTCTGCCGCTTTTTCTATCTATGCAATTGTGACCGCTATTTTTTATGGTGGAGAAATTTACGGCGCATGGCGAACAGCTAAATATTACCAAAAAGTTGAGTAA